Proteins encoded within one genomic window of Lysinibacillus sphaericus:
- a CDS encoding amino acid ABC transporter permease: MTIDVAFIGQALQEIFKVLPLTLFMTFTPVCLGILIGIIVAFVRLKQLKILAPLLNFYVSFFRGTPIIMHIMLIYFGIPIVVDAMAQALNLDFQSNTIPILFLVLLALTLSAGAYASEIIRSGILGVPQGQLEAAYAVGLTFSQAMRRLILPQAFSQSIPNFTNVFIGFLHATSLAFFVSIKELTGAANIVASVNLKFLEAFIAVGLIYWGVSIVVEWFAHQIEKRVTAYSKGGI, translated from the coding sequence ATGACTATCGATGTAGCTTTTATAGGGCAGGCTTTACAGGAAATTTTTAAGGTGTTGCCTTTAACTTTGTTTATGACATTTACACCTGTTTGTTTAGGTATTTTAATTGGCATCATCGTCGCCTTTGTTCGCCTAAAACAACTAAAAATACTAGCACCGTTATTAAATTTTTACGTTTCTTTTTTCAGAGGCACACCGATTATTATGCATATTATGCTTATTTACTTTGGAATACCAATTGTTGTAGATGCAATGGCACAAGCATTGAATTTGGATTTTCAGTCAAATACGATTCCAATTTTATTTTTGGTCTTACTAGCGTTGACGTTAAGTGCAGGGGCTTATGCATCAGAAATTATACGATCCGGTATTTTAGGTGTGCCACAAGGGCAATTAGAAGCGGCGTATGCTGTTGGGCTAACCTTTTCGCAGGCAATGCGACGTTTGATATTACCTCAAGCATTTAGTCAATCCATACCGAATTTTACAAATGTCTTTATTGGATTTTTGCATGCGACCTCTTTGGCATTTTTTGTCTCAATTAAAGAGTTAACAGGCGCAGCGAATATCGTGGCTTCAGTTAATTTAAAGTTTTTAGAGGCATTTATAGCAGTCGGTTTAATCTATTGGGGTGTTTCAATTGTTGTGGAATGGTTTGCTCACCAAATCGAAAAGAGGGTGACGGCTTATAGTAAGGGAGGCATCTAG
- a CDS encoding GNAT family N-acetyltransferase: MTVAQIVIEHLRQEDYPAYLEVLVDSYAQYEKDYKDPAHWAQYLQDIRSSVGNPNAETILVAKREQEIVGGLQLFTNAEKAYGLPELGIESTIVRLLAVHPKGRGQGVAKKLLQESFAFARKRQDQSLYLHSGDIMQVAINLYLSLGFVRDESKEFYKGDILVKSFRYDL; encoded by the coding sequence ATGACAGTAGCACAAATTGTTATTGAACATTTACGACAAGAAGATTATCCAGCTTATTTGGAAGTGCTAGTGGACAGTTATGCGCAGTATGAGAAAGATTACAAAGACCCAGCGCATTGGGCTCAATATTTACAAGATATTCGGTCGTCTGTTGGCAATCCAAATGCAGAGACAATATTAGTTGCAAAGCGTGAGCAGGAAATTGTAGGAGGCTTGCAACTATTTACAAATGCTGAAAAAGCATACGGTCTTCCTGAACTTGGTATTGAGTCAACGATTGTACGCTTATTAGCAGTTCATCCGAAAGGGAGGGGGCAAGGTGTGGCTAAAAAATTATTACAAGAAAGTTTTGCCTTTGCTCGCAAGCGTCAGGATCAATCTCTCTATTTACATTCTGGTGATATTATGCAAGTTGCGATCAACCTCTATTTATCACTCGGTTTTGTCCGAGACGAGTCAAAAGAGTTTTATAAAGGCGATATCTTGGTGAAAAGCTTCCGCTATGATTTGTAA